CAACGTCTTCCGCTGTGTCGATCAGGGCGCGATGCTCGTCGCATCGCGCCGGATGCGCCCACACCCGCACCGGCGCCTCAGGCTCGGCCGCGAGGACCGCCAGGCTGTTGAGCACCATGCGGTGCTGCCCCGACAACACCGGCCACGCACGCGGGCTCGAAAGCCAATCCCACGTTCGCAACGCGATCGACCCGACCTGCGGCGGCTTCTTCTTCCCGTCCTTCGGGTCGACGGCCAGCGGCAGCCGGCGCGCACCCGTCGGCTTCGCCATGCCCCGCCGGTCGGCGACCATCCCGGCGGCGATATCGATCCACTCCGCGATATCCACCATGAGTCGATCGTTCGTCGCGTTGAGCAGCACCGTCGGCGACGGCGTGGAGTGCACCACCTCCCCCTGCGCGGCCTGGCGATGCCCGATCGTCACCAACAGCTCAGCCCAGTCCCGTGGGAGCTGCTTGACCGCTTCGGCGTACGTCTTGCTGCACGTCTCGCACAGCCCGGCGGCCTGCTCGGTCAGCGCGGGCTGCGATTCATTGGCGTCGTCGAGAGTGGCGGCCCGGCACCGCGACCCGGACACGCACGGATAGATGCGGTCTTGCGGGCCGCGGCGGGCATCATTCGTCGAACGCTCAAACACGCGGACCCGCATCGCTCGGGTCTACGACGGCGCGGCGCACGGTCATAAACAGCCACTCATCCGCGTTGTCTGCGTGGTCCTCGCACATGCACTCGCTCGGGTCACTGAACTCGGCGATGAACCCGTGGCGCATCGCGATCAGATCAGCCTGCGCGCGGTCTTCGACCCTTATTGCACGCCCCTGATCGAACACCGAACCGCCCAGCTCAGCGTCCAACAGGCCCATCGCGTAACCGGCAGCGAACGCTGAGTCGTCGTGTGGGCCGCCCTTCGACTGCACCGACACGAATGGCATCACCAGATCAAACCCGTTGTCGTCATCCATCTTTCGTTCACCTTTCCTCGGTTTGATAATCAGGTCTTATGTCAGCTAGAGGACGGTGCCGTGACTTCGCGGACGACGTCGCGCAGCTTGTCGGCAGCAGCCGTCGGCTGAGGCGGGTCTGGGTACTGAATAGCGCCTGCCAGACGAAGTTCTTTGAGTAACGCGCTCGGGCGCTTGTCGCAGCCCACGCACTTGTTGTCATCGGCCAGGGCCGTCGAGCCGTCGCGTGCGATACACGGTGTTTCGCTCGTTTTCGCGCGAGGGCAGCCGACGTGCTCGGGGTCTTCGTTGTAGCGACCGTAGTCGCAGATGCCTTTGCTCATGGATTCATCCTTTCACCGATAACGTTGCGGTATGTCATTCGCCCAGTAGTGGTTTCACCGCGTCGAACAACGCCGCCTTCGGCTTGTCCGCGGCGTCGACGAGCCCAAAGTTGCCGCCATCTCCGATGGTGTCGCGCCAGCAGAACAACCACTGATGATCGGTGTGCGCACCCATATCCGCCGACTGGGATGGCAACCACTTCGCGGCATTCGGGACACCGACTCGACCTGTGTCGAAACCGATCTCAGTGAACGCGTACGGCCGGGTGTCACCGTGCTGGGCGCGGAGCGCGTCGAGTTCCTGGATGACGGTGATCCCGTACGGGGCCTTGCTGGGGTCGCTGAACTTCTCGTCGACGGTCAGCGCGTACGGGTGGTACCCGAACAGGTCATAGTCCCTCGTTTCTGCCTCACCAGCGGCGTACAGGCCGGCCAGCCACGTCACCGGCGAGTAGTTGCGCAGCCACAGCTTCTTTCGGTCCGGGTAGGCGGCGAGGCCGGCGGAGATCACCTTCGCCCCGGAGTCCCGGATCGGTTTCGCCGCGGCGCGCAGGTACTTGAGGTAGTCGGCTGGGGTGCCGATGCCGAATGTCCAGAGGTTCGGTTCGTTCCACACCTCGTAGTACGGGGCGCCGAAGATGCCGACCACACGCTGCGTGAACGCGGCGAAGCTGTCCGGGGTCTTGGTGCGGGGGTAGTGGATGCCCAGCACCGGCAGCGCGGTCAGCCCGGCCTTGCTCAGGGCGTCCGCGGCGCGCTGCACCGGCGCGTAGTTCACCTTGCCGAAGAAGTTCGCCAGGATGCCCCAGTCCACAGCGAACCGGACACTGGTGAACCCGTACTCGGCGATCCTGGCGCACACTCGGTCCAGGTCCGGTTGGGTGAGCTGCACGAGGTTCGACTGATTGATCCCGATCATCGCTCGACCGCCTCAGCAGCAGACAGGGCGGTGGCGGCCATGTCCATCTGCGTTTCGTTGTAGAGGTTTTCGAGCCACGCCCACACAGCGTCGGAACCCTTCGCGACGAGCAGCCGAGTCGGTTCGTCGGCCATCGTGTATCCGCCGGCCAAGTAGCAGCCAGACCAGCTCTTGCAGGTACCGTCCGGTTGGGGTTCTCTGCGGTCTTGGCCCTCGTACCGCGGCCGTGCGGTGTGGAACTCGACGAACCTGCCGCGTGGGTAGTAATCGTGACGAGCGAGCCGGTGGTGCGCCGGCACGGACGGTAGGTCCCAGCCGGTTCCGATCACGAGGGTGATCTCAGCGTCGGGCCCGCCTACCGTCATGTGCAGCTCGGCGTTGTGGCGTCCGTGGGATCTGCCGGTACCCGGATTGCAGGTGTCGGAGCCGTGCACGCAGGGCTGCACGCCGATGCAGTCGTAGGCCGGCTGAACAGTGACAAGACGTTCCAGGGCGCTCATCGGTTGATCAATCCCTGGAATGCGTGCCACACCAGCCCAGACGGGGTGACGACGGTGCCAATGAACCAGTCGGGGTTGATCCCGTCCGGCATCGGGTTGCCGGTACCCACTACGTAGATCGCCAGGGTCTTCGGCGGACCGCTCTCGTAGTCGGCAGACCACAGGTCGAGCGCATGGTTCTGCAGCTCCGGGATTCGTGACATGGCCACCGATAGGGCCTTTCCGGAGGCCGGGAGATCGATCTCCTGGTAGTCGGTGATGGCAATCTGGTGGCGGATGATTCTCATCGGGCACCGCCGGCGTGACTCGTGGCGATCGCGGCCCGGGCCTCAACCTGCAGGCGCTGGAACGCCGCGGCGTAGAGATCCCACTGGCCGTGTCGGATGCCGATGAGTGCGGCGTTTCCGACGACCTCGACAGCGGCGTCGTACGCCTCTTCGGCCAGAAGTGTCTCGTAGTCGGGATCCAGGGTCATGGTTCTTGGGGGTCTCAGTCCCATCAGGAGCTCCTATCGGTGGTTTCGGTGGGTGGTTCCTTGCGGGCGCGGATCTCGGCGAGCTGAGCGGCGATCTCGGCGCGGTGGCGTTCGGCGATCGCGGCGTGGTCAATGTGGTCGCAGCGCGTCGCCCCGGTCCGGTAGCCGTTCTCGTCGCAGAGCTGGCAGTCGGCGATCGCAGCGGCGCGCTGCTCGTCGACGGTGCGGCCATCGAGGTCTTGGGCGGTGAAGCCGGCGATGTCATCGGGTTCACCGCCGAAGGGTTCGTACGGGTCGCGCATCATGAGCTGCACCCCGTGCTGACCATCGCGAGATCCCAAGGCTTGATGACCGTCCACGGGTTGGTGTCGAGATCCCGGATCGTCTGCGCCCAGATCGGCGTCAGGGCGCAGTTCCAGCGGTGGTACGGGTCCAGCGGGCAGTCGCACGACGGTGATGGCCGGATGGCGCGCCAGATGTCCCGCAGGAATCCGCCCAGCCCCGGGAAGATCGAGTCACATACCGCCGCGTGCTCCTCGATGTACGCGTCCCCGACGGCGAGTGCCTCGGCAGGAACGGTCGCCGGCCACGCGAGGTGCTGGCGCAGCTCGACGGTCGAGATCTGTTCAGGCATGGCCGACCTCCGCTGGTTCGTGCGGTTCGTGGGTGCACTTGCGTCCGGGCTGGGCGGCGATGCCGTCGGGGCCCTTCACCCAGCCCGCTTCGTCGCAGTCATCGCACAGGGCGAGCCGTCGGGCCTTCTCGGCTCTCACCGCGGTGTCCCATTCGTCGTATGCGCGCCGCGCGTCAGCGCAGGCGCCGCAACCCTTGGTGGACGGTTCGTTCCGATGAAGGCTGCAGCGAGGAGATGGGGGGACGTTCGGGTCGGGGGCGATCGCTAGGTGACGTTCCCTACTTACGTAACCCCTATTTGTAGAGGTAGCTGTAGTAGGAGAAGCTGTAGCTGTAGTAGGGGCCGGGTTGATCGTGGGGTTAACGCCACCCTGGCCGTAAGGGTTAACAGCCGGGTTATCGACTGGGTTGATTGTGGGGTTAACGCCCCCGTTAGGGTCCGGGTTGTACGGCGGAACATCAGCCGGATCAACCGCCCTCTGCGCCAGCATCTTCTTCACCTCGTCGCGCTTCCAGCCGTTCAAATCCGGCTCCGCCTTCACGAGCTTTTGCACCTCGTGGACGATCACGCCACGCAGAATCTTCGACCCCATCGCCGCCCTTGCGTTGGCCATCGTCACCGCCATATTCGGCGTACGCCACAACCCGTCGTGCTTGATCCACGACCGGATCAAGCACTCCTCGGTGACGTCATCGAACAACACGAACAGGCGCTCAGAGAGAATCTGCGCGGCGGCGAGAAGCCTTATAACAGTCCAGTCCTCAGCGCACTGGGTCATCTTCCCCGGCCGCCAATCATGGCCTCCGCAGTACGTCCTATCGGGGCTAGTCCACAGCGTCCAGTAGAGGTTCTGGGCGTCCACGGGCAAGTCCCGGAAGTCGTCGTCACCCCAGATGTCGAGGTTGACTCGCGTGTGATCCCTAGGCATCGGCGGACTCCAACTCGTCGAGTTCGTTCATGATGGCCTCGTCGCGCTTGCGCTTTCTGTTCATGGAGTCCGCCATCCAACTCAGCGCCTCTGAACGTTCGATCTGGCAGACTGGATCGCCGCAGTCGCCTTCCCCCCACTGCCTGTGCGGGCAGTAGGCAGAGGAGATGGAATCGTCGCCCAGAAGGCCACCCGCGTACGTCTCAGAGGACTGAACGTGCTCCGCAATCTGCGAGTTGGTCCATATCGTCACCAATTTCTCCTCGGAAAGCGCCGCCCGAGAAACGATTTCGGCAGCGCAATCCACGTCCTGCTTCAGTCGGCGCCAGCAGCAGCCGCAAAAGTACTTCCAGGTGTCTTTCGCCTTAACGGCCATCGCCACATCGACAAGTTCAATCAGGTCGTCGATTCGCAGGCCGGCTCTAAGGAGCTGATCAATGTCGGCCTTCCAGCTACCCGGCAGGTCGAAAGTGTCGCCACGCCAGTTCGTCCAGGTGTTCCATTCGTCTAGGAACGCCGTATGCAACCGAGCTCTTTGCTCGCGGTCCAACGCACGTTCGTCGGCGACGATCTGGAGGGCTTCTGCCATCGCTTCGGCGGTCCGCGATACCTCCGCGATGAGCGGGGAATCAGTTATCTGTAACGACTCCGGAGGTGTGTACGACTGTGTACGACGTGGAGTCGACACCACTGAATGTCCCTTGGAGACAGTGTTATCTGTAACGGTGTAACCGACGTGAGATCGCATCAGCCGACTCCGCGTGGCATCATGTAGTACCGGCATCCGCAACTGCACTCGGCGTGTACTGCTCGGATTTTTCCAGTGGACTCATCGAACGCGGTCACGTTCATGTGCGAACCCTCCATGTGCCCGCACGCAGGGCAGCGCGACAGCTTGGCCTTCAGGGATTCGGGCATAGATAAGCAGACCGCGTGATGCGGGAGGCCAATCCGACCGCCATTGAGGTCAAACTCCGCCTCGCCCTCTGGGATATCTTCACCGCACGTTGTGCACTGATCCGCCATTTTCACTTCTCCTAACTTTGAGTTCCTTCGTCGTGCACATGCGAAGCTGATCAGCTGAAGCCGGACACGCCCTACCCATGTGTAATTGGTTGGGACCGTTGGCGATGGGCGCGTCCGTCCGGTTCGTTACAGATAAGCACCGCTGGCATTGACGCCTTGCCAGCGTTGCAGTCCCTGCAGAGCGTCTGGAGGTTCGATGGATCATCCGACCCGCCCAGTGCGACGGGGATGATGTGGTCGATCTGGAGTTCAACCTCGGGTGCTCGGCGACCGCACTTTCGGCAGGCCTCACCGTCGCGGGTCAGGATCTCGTATCGGAGACGTTTCGAGACAGCCATTTACTTGGTGCCCTGCTTGGTTCCGATGACGGCGTCCCACTGTGCGACAGTCCATGCGACATCCCCAGCCGCGGTGTGGCGGGCGTAGTCCTCCGCCTTCACGCCGCGGTAAGCGGCGAGTGCATCGGACTTCCAGGGAGGGCCGTCTGGCGTGTAGAACAACGGGGGCTTACCGTCTAGCCGTGAAGCCGTTGCGAGTGCCCCGAACAC
Above is a window of Mycolicibacterium fluoranthenivorans DNA encoding:
- a CDS encoding DUF7352 domain-containing protein, with protein sequence MRIIRHQIAITDYQEIDLPASGKALSVAMSRIPELQNHALDLWSADYESGPPKTLAIYVVGTGNPMPDGINPDWFIGTVVTPSGLVWHAFQGLINR
- a CDS encoding HNH endonuclease — translated: MAVSKRLRYEILTRDGEACRKCGRRAPEVELQIDHIIPVALGGSDDPSNLQTLCRDCNAGKASMPAVLICNEPDGRAHRQRSQPITHG